Proteins co-encoded in one Brassica rapa cultivar Chiifu-401-42 chromosome A02, CAAS_Brap_v3.01, whole genome shotgun sequence genomic window:
- the LOC103832296 gene encoding E3 ubiquitin-protein ligase ATL23: MHYTRISPIILPSPPPTITATVESSGRGTMLATLFMALLLPCVGMCIVFLIYLFFLWCSTRRRIERLRFSEPVKLVTGKGLSVSELEKLPKLTGKELALEVRSTECPVCLENIESCQSARLVPGCNHGFHQLCADTWLSNHTVCPVCRGDLAQKVPQLSNNHSPC, translated from the coding sequence ATGCACTACACGCGCATCTCACCAATTATATTGCCTTCTCCACCACCCACCATCACCGCCACCGTTGAATCCAGTGGTAGAGGAACCATGTTAGCCACCCTATTCATGGCCCTCCTTCTCCCTTGCGTTGGCATGTGCATTGTCTTCCTCATAtatctcttcttcttgtggTGCTCCACACGTCGCCGTATTGAGCGTCTAAGATTTTCTGAACCGGTTAAGCTGGTCACCGGTAAAGGTCTCTCTGTCTCGGAGCTCGAGAAACTCCCAAAACTCACCGGAAAAGAGCTTGCCTTAGAAGTGAGGTCGACAGAGTGCCCTGTTTGCCTTGAAAATATCGAGAGTTGCCAATCGGCCCGTCTGGTTCCCGGTTGCAACCATGGGTTTCACCAATTATGTGCTGACACGTGGTTATCTAACCACACGGTGTGTCCTGTTTGTCGTGGCGATCTTGCTCAGAAGGTTCCTCAACTTAGTAACAATCATAGTCCATGTTGA